A window of Rubricoccus marinus contains these coding sequences:
- a CDS encoding OmpH family outer membrane protein, translating into MTFRLPLFLLALLAASGVAQAQNLKVGVLDPDLIVVRMPEYEQVRGQIAQLEAQIGATLQAKQDSAVAINNELRAMADSPVVSAGAREEKQANLQRLVGELQNGEEQGLRYLSDQEVRLLQPALIRLNTAIQELAEEMGIDLVMTPVANNAPVLLYANFDSDRVVDMTMPLFAKLGIEIPEEGEAAVEMSTPVPPGN; encoded by the coding sequence ATGACGTTCCGACTCCCCCTGTTTCTCCTGGCGCTTCTCGCGGCCTCTGGCGTCGCCCAGGCGCAGAACCTGAAAGTCGGCGTGCTCGACCCCGACTTGATCGTGGTCCGCATGCCGGAGTACGAGCAGGTGCGCGGCCAGATCGCCCAGCTCGAAGCCCAGATCGGCGCCACGCTGCAGGCCAAGCAGGACTCCGCCGTTGCGATCAACAACGAGCTCCGCGCCATGGCCGATAGCCCCGTCGTTTCCGCGGGTGCCCGTGAGGAGAAGCAGGCGAACCTCCAGCGGCTCGTCGGTGAGCTGCAGAACGGAGAGGAGCAGGGCCTGCGCTACCTCAGCGATCAGGAGGTCCGCCTCCTGCAGCCCGCGCTGATCCGCCTCAACACCGCGATCCAGGAGCTCGCTGAGGAGATGGGCATCGACCTCGTGATGACCCCGGTCGCGAACAACGCGCCGGTCCTCCTCTACGCCAACTTCGACAGCGACCGCGTCGTCGACATGACCATGCCGCTGTTCGCGAAGCTCGGGATCGAGATCCCAGAGGAGGGCGAGGCTGCTGTGGAGATGTCCACCCCGGTGCCCCCCGGCAACTAG
- the uvsE gene encoding UV DNA damage repair endonuclease UvsE, translated as MRLRHLGYACQNVTLGTKSRTVRLANVRTETLIPVITQNLEDIERALEWNAERGLHFFRISSDLIPFGPLPVFPFDWEEAFAWKFKSIRRLAKTHKMRITSHPGQYTVLNSPRPEVVASSVEELDHQARVLKQMDPKGTMTLHVGGAYGDRPAALERFEANLERLSEDARAMLILENDDTTWSLPEVVQLAERTGLRVVVDLFHHLVFPGESMPEDELIEWLDRAVATWGKRPPKLHLSSQKPGARVSHADYLDMDDVDRLTRLMDRVGAPEAPYDVMLEAKQKEKAVLEVKRYLGTGERPDRPIPMEATDDA; from the coding sequence ATGCGCCTCCGCCACCTCGGCTACGCGTGCCAGAACGTCACGCTCGGCACCAAGTCCCGTACCGTCCGCCTCGCCAACGTCCGCACCGAGACGCTCATCCCGGTTATCACGCAGAACCTGGAAGACATCGAGCGTGCGCTTGAGTGGAACGCGGAGCGCGGCCTGCACTTTTTCCGCATCTCGTCCGATCTCATCCCGTTTGGGCCGCTGCCCGTTTTCCCGTTCGATTGGGAAGAGGCCTTCGCGTGGAAGTTCAAAAGCATCCGGCGACTCGCCAAGACGCACAAGATGCGCATCACGAGCCACCCCGGGCAGTACACGGTCCTCAACTCGCCCCGGCCCGAGGTCGTCGCTTCCAGCGTAGAAGAGCTGGACCACCAGGCGCGCGTGCTGAAGCAGATGGACCCCAAGGGCACCATGACCTTGCACGTCGGCGGCGCCTACGGCGACAGGCCGGCGGCGCTGGAGCGCTTCGAGGCCAACCTGGAGAGGCTCAGCGAGGACGCCCGCGCGATGCTGATCCTCGAAAACGACGACACGACGTGGAGCCTTCCCGAGGTCGTCCAACTCGCCGAGCGGACCGGGTTGCGGGTGGTCGTGGACCTGTTCCACCACCTCGTGTTTCCCGGCGAGAGCATGCCGGAGGACGAGCTGATCGAGTGGCTGGACCGCGCCGTTGCTACGTGGGGCAAGCGCCCGCCCAAGCTCCACCTCTCGTCGCAAAAACCCGGCGCGCGCGTCTCGCACGCGGACTACCTCGACATGGACGACGTCGATCGCCTAACGCGGCTCATGGACCGGGTCGGCGCGCCAGAGGCGCCGTACGACGTGATGCTGGAGGCCAAGCAGAAGGAAAAAGCCGTCCTCGAAGTCAAGCGCTACCTCGGCACGGGCGAGCGGCCCGACCGCCCGATCCCGATGGAGGCCACGGACGACGCCTGA
- a CDS encoding OmpH family outer membrane protein, protein MTRFLPVLALLLLATPLAAQQQIAHVDSELILSRLPEFQSLQQEIERLTTQYQGEVDALDREAEALASEFAGRELLYTDQERRAKQGEIQAKRQESVALRRRYFGPQGELVRDQQQRLRPIQERVLDAVATVASETGYDYVLDRSGEVVFLFAKPQHDLTERVLDELGVTSTATGGTNRSGL, encoded by the coding sequence ATGACACGCTTTCTCCCGGTTCTCGCACTGCTCCTACTCGCGACGCCTCTGGCGGCGCAGCAGCAGATCGCGCACGTGGACTCCGAGCTCATCCTCTCGCGCTTGCCCGAGTTCCAAAGCCTCCAGCAGGAGATCGAGCGGCTGACGACTCAATACCAGGGCGAGGTCGACGCGCTGGACCGAGAGGCGGAAGCCCTCGCGAGCGAGTTCGCCGGCCGCGAGCTGCTCTACACCGATCAGGAGCGCCGCGCCAAGCAAGGCGAGATCCAGGCCAAGCGCCAGGAAAGCGTTGCGCTCCGCCGTCGCTACTTCGGCCCACAGGGCGAACTCGTCCGTGACCAGCAGCAGCGCCTCCGGCCGATCCAAGAGCGCGTGCTTGACGCTGTGGCCACGGTCGCAAGCGAGACAGGCTACGACTACGTCCTCGACCGTTCAGGCGAGGTGGTCTTCCTCTTCGCCAAGCCACAACACGACCTCACCGAGCGCGTCCTCGACGAACTCGGCGTGACCTCTACCGCCACCGGCGGAACGAACCGCAGCGGGCTCTAG
- the glp gene encoding gephyrin-like molybdotransferase Glp: MRLDLSVPDALGAVLATARQTEPETVPLADALGRTLAERVLAPEAIPPFDTSAMDGYAVRAEDCAHAPLALPVAGSSMAGAAPSGPLAPGTAMPIATGAPLPSGADAIVPVEWTERADASQDERVQISRAPEAGRYIRRAGSALAVGDAPLASGVAVTPAAIGMLAAMGLGSVRVRQRPRVRLVVTGDEVAGPGAPLAPGQIRDINGPALAAQIDAAGAEVCEIVQADDASGSVAQAARGDADLLLLTGGVSVGPRDRVLADLSASGVVWHFWRVRQRPGKPLLFGTWDGVPVLALPGNPVSASVGFEVYGRPLIAAMLGRASGAEPINARLGEDLATARGLHTFARVFARRDSCGQLVLTSAGPQGSHVYRTLLGDGLAHLPADWDLAPEGSVVPYSPFAWTPTC, from the coding sequence ATGCGACTCGACCTCTCGGTCCCCGACGCGCTCGGCGCCGTTCTCGCGACGGCGCGCCAGACCGAGCCCGAGACCGTGCCTCTGGCGGACGCGCTCGGCCGCACGTTGGCCGAGCGCGTGCTCGCGCCAGAGGCGATCCCGCCGTTCGATACCTCCGCGATGGACGGCTACGCCGTTCGCGCCGAGGACTGCGCGCATGCGCCTCTGGCGCTCCCGGTCGCGGGGTCCAGCATGGCAGGCGCGGCGCCCTCTGGGCCGCTGGCGCCCGGAACAGCGATGCCGATCGCGACCGGCGCCCCCCTCCCCTCCGGTGCCGACGCCATCGTGCCCGTCGAGTGGACCGAGCGCGCCGATGCCTCCCAGGACGAGCGCGTCCAGATCAGCCGCGCGCCAGAGGCCGGGCGCTACATCCGCCGCGCCGGCTCGGCCCTCGCCGTCGGAGACGCCCCGCTGGCCTCTGGCGTCGCCGTTACGCCCGCCGCTATCGGCATGTTGGCCGCGATGGGCCTGGGATCTGTACGCGTCCGCCAGAGGCCCCGCGTCCGACTCGTTGTGACCGGCGACGAAGTGGCCGGTCCGGGCGCGCCTCTGGCGCCGGGACAGATCCGAGACATCAACGGACCCGCGCTGGCCGCCCAGATAGACGCCGCAGGCGCCGAGGTTTGCGAGATCGTTCAGGCGGACGACGCCAGCGGCTCCGTGGCACAGGCCGCGCGCGGCGACGCGGATCTGCTCCTCCTGACCGGCGGAGTCTCCGTAGGGCCGCGCGACCGCGTCCTGGCCGACCTCTCCGCTTCCGGCGTCGTCTGGCACTTCTGGCGCGTGCGCCAGAGGCCAGGCAAGCCATTGCTGTTCGGCACGTGGGATGGCGTGCCCGTTCTCGCGCTACCCGGCAACCCTGTTTCGGCTTCGGTCGGCTTCGAGGTGTACGGCCGCCCTTTGATCGCCGCCATGCTGGGCCGGGCCTCTGGCGCGGAGCCCATCAACGCCCGCCTCGGCGAAGACCTCGCCACCGCCAGAGGCCTCCACACGTTTGCGCGCGTCTTTGCCCGACGGGACAGCTGCGGACAGCTCGTGCTCACTTCGGCCGGGCCGCAGGGCTCGCACGTGTACCGCACGCTTCTCGGCGACGGCCTCGCGCACCTCCCGGCCGACTGGGACCTCGCGCCAGAGGGCTCCGTTGTCCCCTACTCACCGTTTGCCTGGACCCCCACGTGTTGA
- the surE gene encoding 5'/3'-nucleotidase SurE: protein MLDSIPTPDGADRPLILFANDDGIDARGLHALVAAFDGMGDLVVVAPFEEQSAVGHSITIRDPMRVHTWPFEGASGPVWARAVTGTPADCVKIACQRLLPRHPDLVMSGINHGPNTAVNVIYSGTVSAATEACILGIPSIAVSHAEWRPTDFTAAGHAARRLGERVLADGLPDGILLNVNVPGGAPEDIAGTRITRQARARWNEAFEERRDPTDRPYYWLGGEFVDLDEGTDTDLQAIRDGYVSVTPLQIDLTAHQHLSRFADWV from the coding sequence ATGCTAGACTCCATCCCGACGCCGGACGGCGCCGACCGCCCGCTCATCCTCTTCGCCAACGACGACGGGATCGATGCCAGAGGCCTCCATGCGCTCGTCGCCGCGTTTGACGGCATGGGCGACTTGGTGGTCGTCGCGCCGTTCGAGGAGCAGAGCGCCGTGGGGCACTCCATCACCATCCGCGATCCCATGCGGGTGCATACGTGGCCGTTCGAGGGCGCCAGCGGCCCGGTCTGGGCGCGCGCCGTCACGGGCACGCCTGCGGACTGCGTCAAGATCGCGTGCCAGCGGCTGCTGCCCCGGCACCCAGACCTGGTGATGTCCGGGATCAACCACGGGCCGAACACGGCCGTCAACGTGATCTATTCCGGTACGGTCAGCGCGGCTACCGAGGCGTGCATCCTCGGAATCCCATCCATCGCGGTCTCACACGCGGAGTGGCGGCCGACAGACTTTACCGCTGCCGGCCACGCCGCGCGTCGTCTCGGAGAGCGCGTGCTCGCGGATGGTTTGCCCGATGGCATCCTGCTCAACGTGAATGTGCCCGGGGGGGCGCCAGAGGACATCGCGGGGACCCGCATTACACGCCAGGCGCGCGCGCGCTGGAACGAGGCCTTCGAGGAGCGCCGCGACCCGACCGACCGCCCGTACTACTGGCTCGGCGGCGAGTTCGTAGACCTCGACGAGGGGACGGATACCGACCTCCAGGCCATCCGGGACGGCTACGTCTCCGTGACGCCGCTCCAGATCGACCTCACCGCTCATCAGCACCTGAGCCGCTTCGCGGACTGGGTGTAA
- a CDS encoding M20/M25/M40 family metallo-hydrolase, translating to MPRLFCVALVLASGLLLGLASGASAQTPLDVDPYREAASRIIEAALADSAAYDRAAYMGDTFGHRFSGSQSLEDAIDWILDEMRADGLESVRGQPVMVPAWIRGQESVLMTHPRVEPLAMLGLGGSVGTTAAGVEAEVLVVGSFDELTARASEAEGKIVVYNVPFTSYGRTVAYRTQGAIAAAKVGAVASLVRSVGPVSLSTPHTGTMSYEDGVPRIPHAAITVEAAAMLQRMADRGEAPRLRVTMGATTAPDRLSRNVIGEIRGRESPQEVVVIGGHIDSWDVGQGMHDDGGGCVVAWEAVRLLHDLGLRPRRTIRVVLWTNEENGLRGATTYADSVGASGAANTQLAIESDGGVFEPIGFGVTGSSGVFETLKPIEALLAPVLAQEASQPIGIVSGGGGADIGPLMRQGVPGVGHRTANERYFWYHHTAADTVDKLDAGHVQRNVAAMAILAYVAAEMPQRLPQGE from the coding sequence ATGCCCCGCCTTTTCTGTGTCGCCCTCGTGCTCGCCAGCGGCCTCCTGCTTGGCCTGGCCTCTGGTGCGAGTGCCCAGACGCCTCTCGACGTCGACCCGTACCGCGAGGCCGCATCGCGCATCATCGAAGCCGCACTAGCGGACTCGGCCGCGTACGACCGCGCGGCGTACATGGGCGACACGTTCGGCCACCGCTTCTCTGGAAGCCAGTCGCTCGAAGACGCGATCGACTGGATCTTGGACGAGATGCGAGCTGACGGGCTGGAATCCGTGCGCGGCCAGCCCGTCATGGTGCCCGCGTGGATCCGCGGCCAGGAGTCCGTCCTGATGACGCACCCCCGCGTTGAGCCTCTGGCGATGCTTGGGCTTGGCGGGAGCGTCGGCACAACCGCTGCGGGCGTTGAGGCCGAGGTGCTGGTCGTGGGCTCGTTCGACGAACTCACGGCGCGGGCGAGCGAAGCCGAGGGCAAGATCGTGGTCTACAACGTGCCGTTTACCAGCTACGGCCGGACGGTCGCGTATCGCACGCAGGGCGCCATCGCCGCGGCGAAGGTCGGCGCTGTCGCGAGCCTGGTCCGCTCTGTCGGTCCCGTTTCGCTCTCCACGCCGCATACGGGCACGATGAGCTACGAAGACGGCGTGCCGCGCATCCCGCACGCCGCCATCACCGTCGAGGCCGCGGCGATGCTCCAGCGCATGGCCGACCGCGGCGAGGCGCCGCGCCTCCGCGTCACGATGGGCGCGACCACCGCACCCGACCGCCTCTCGCGCAACGTGATCGGCGAGATCCGCGGCCGCGAGTCGCCCCAGGAAGTCGTCGTCATCGGGGGACACATCGATTCCTGGGACGTCGGGCAGGGCATGCACGACGACGGTGGCGGTTGCGTCGTGGCCTGGGAAGCCGTTCGTCTCTTGCACGATCTCGGCCTCCGCCCGCGCCGCACCATCCGCGTCGTTCTCTGGACGAACGAGGAAAACGGTCTACGTGGCGCGACGACCTACGCCGACTCCGTCGGGGCCTCTGGCGCCGCCAACACCCAACTCGCGATCGAGAGCGACGGTGGCGTCTTCGAGCCCATCGGCTTTGGCGTGACGGGCTCGTCCGGGGTGTTCGAAACGCTCAAACCCATCGAGGCGCTGCTCGCGCCCGTCCTGGCGCAAGAGGCCAGCCAGCCCATCGGCATCGTGAGCGGCGGGGGAGGGGCCGACATCGGTCCGCTGATGCGGCAGGGCGTGCCGGGCGTCGGCCACCGCACGGCCAACGAGCGCTATTTCTGGTACCACCACACCGCGGCCGACACCGTCGACAAGCTCGACGCGGGCCACGTACAGCGGAACGTCGCCGCGATGGCGATCCTCGCCTACGTCGCCGCCGAGATGCCGCAGCGGCTGCCGCAGGGGGAGTAG
- a CDS encoding SCP2 sterol-binding domain-containing protein translates to MPRYASIDDVIASYPERFQPEKAQGVNDTVYMNLTGDSARDVVLHVNDGTLDIKQGETPEDATLTLTADADDWLKIENGELNPMMAMMSGKAKMRGSMPFAMKFMGMFGFSG, encoded by the coding sequence ATGCCTCGCTACGCATCCATCGACGACGTCATCGCCTCTTACCCGGAGCGCTTCCAGCCTGAAAAGGCACAGGGCGTCAACGACACCGTCTACATGAACCTCACCGGCGACAGCGCGCGCGACGTCGTGCTCCACGTCAACGACGGGACGCTCGACATCAAGCAGGGCGAAACGCCCGAGGACGCGACGCTCACGCTGACCGCCGACGCCGACGACTGGCTCAAGATCGAGAACGGCGAGCTCAACCCCATGATGGCCATGATGTCCGGCAAGGCGAAGATGCGCGGCTCGATGCCCTTCGCGATGAAGTTCATGGGCATGTTCGGCTTCTCGGGCTAA
- a CDS encoding putative quinol monooxygenase codes for MLIRTVRMTFAPAHQERFLTLFGGVREKIQAQDGCEHLALWRDARYPNVFTTYSLWRDEDALNAYRHSDLFKATWAETKPLFAAPPEARSQHEV; via the coding sequence GTGTTGATCCGAACCGTCCGCATGACCTTCGCGCCCGCTCACCAAGAGCGCTTCCTGACGCTTTTCGGCGGCGTGCGCGAGAAGATCCAGGCCCAGGACGGGTGCGAGCACCTCGCCCTCTGGCGCGACGCCCGCTACCCCAACGTGTTCACGACCTACAGCCTCTGGCGCGACGAGGACGCGCTCAACGCGTACCGGCACTCGGACCTGTTCAAGGCGACCTGGGCGGAGACGAAGCCGCTGTTTGCGGCCCCGCCAGAGGCCCGGAGCCAGCACGAGGTCTAG
- the panB gene encoding 3-methyl-2-oxobutanoate hydroxymethyltransferase gives MSTQTTSLTAKDARPVTTQTLLEMREAGTRIAMLTAYDYTSARILDASGADVLLVGDSASNVMAGHETTLPITLDHMIYHAQCVVRGVQRALVVVDLPFGTYQGSSREALRSAIRVMKETGAHAIKLEGGERVVETIDRLVTSGIPVMGHLGLTPQSIYKFGTYKVRAREDEEADQLRADIKRLEEVGCFSVVLEKIPAALATEVTESVSIPTIGIGAGGGTSGQVLVTHDMLGLTVDFNPRFVRHYASLAETVTGAVQQYVQDVRDGTFPDESESY, from the coding sequence ATGAGCACCCAGACGACGTCCCTCACCGCCAAAGACGCTCGCCCCGTCACCACCCAAACGCTTCTGGAGATGCGCGAGGCCGGGACGCGCATTGCGATGCTCACGGCGTACGACTACACCTCGGCGCGCATCCTGGACGCCTCTGGCGCCGACGTGCTCCTCGTCGGGGACTCGGCGTCGAACGTGATGGCGGGCCACGAGACCACACTCCCGATCACGCTGGACCACATGATCTACCACGCGCAGTGCGTGGTGCGGGGCGTGCAGCGCGCGCTGGTGGTGGTGGACCTCCCGTTCGGGACGTATCAAGGTTCGTCGCGAGAGGCCCTGCGCTCGGCGATCCGCGTGATGAAGGAGACGGGCGCGCACGCGATCAAGCTGGAAGGAGGCGAGCGCGTGGTGGAGACCATCGACCGGCTGGTCACGTCTGGAATCCCCGTCATGGGCCACCTTGGACTGACCCCGCAGAGCATTTACAAGTTCGGGACCTACAAAGTGCGCGCGCGTGAGGACGAGGAGGCCGACCAACTCCGCGCCGACATCAAGCGGCTCGAAGAGGTCGGGTGCTTTAGCGTCGTGCTGGAGAAGATTCCCGCCGCCCTAGCCACCGAGGTGACCGAATCGGTCTCGATTCCTACTATCGGCATCGGCGCCGGGGGAGGCACGAGCGGGCAGGTCCTAGTCACACACGACATGCTCGGCCTCACGGTTGACTTCAACCCACGGTTTGTCCGCCACTACGCCTCGCTGGCGGAAACCGTGACCGGGGCGGTTCAGCAGTACGTCCAGGACGTCCGCGATGGGACGTTCCCGGACGAAAGCGAGAGCTACTAG
- the bamA gene encoding outer membrane protein assembly factor BamA, translated as MLRLRFVLAALVAFAAVPASAQTAQTYEILGVEVDGVTEDSEQTFIISIADLRPGERVQLPYDEAFGEAVRGLYERAQVSDAEITVDRVVGDGVFLTIRVTQEPRLGVVEYEGLSKGEQDELRDRLPLIRGRRVRPADVEQSRLIVQSYLREKGFRLSSVSASQKLDGDRLTLTLAANKGDRVEVEDVVFVGNENFSERTLRKRLKNTPEDRWWRFWKRETFTQSGFEEDKDALIRYYNDRGYYGARVVRDSVYLRTPEASGEDPELVVELEIDEGPKYHVREVVFEGNTLYTDEQLEFALGIEPGDVYNRSLIDRNLYYSPDHSDVASLYTDRGYLRFNVAPQVVEVPGDSLDIYVEITEGDVYEFGTVEIAGNTRTKEHVIRREIRTVPGQTYSRQAIERSVRDLVQLNYFDQSSIGGGPAIRPNDEDKTVDLTYSLAETSSDQLELSGGYGGSLGLLLTAKVTFNNFSAQGILDGSAWKPIPAGDGQQLSLQVVTSGTRYQNYTLAFTEPWFRGRPTPVGFSLGFQNFSNSPTQEDYKILLGTAQVFARTRLKWPDDYFQTGTTLGYRIYDIDGRSNLYGLPEGVSQELTVRQTLSRNNLDNPLFPQAGSRNELSVTIAPPVPGFIQYHKTDLESNWYAPLANKLSLSLKTKFGYIGSLTGEDVEFQRYLVGGSPLETNRNFVGFGKDLVYLRGYPTTAIGPRSEGEPVGGRILNVFQTELQYVALQTPQLSVAPYVFADAANSYDGFSDYDPARLYRSAGFGARVILPILGLVDLNYGYGIDPFDPVSTRDDGLPKWRGQVTLGAGL; from the coding sequence ATGCTCCGACTCCGATTCGTGCTCGCGGCCCTCGTGGCCTTCGCTGCCGTTCCTGCCTCTGCCCAGACCGCCCAGACCTACGAGATCCTCGGGGTCGAAGTGGATGGCGTTACGGAAGACAGCGAACAAACGTTCATCATCAGCATCGCTGATCTCCGCCCGGGCGAACGCGTCCAGCTTCCCTACGACGAAGCGTTCGGCGAGGCCGTCCGCGGCCTCTACGAGCGGGCGCAGGTCTCGGACGCCGAGATCACGGTTGACCGGGTTGTAGGAGACGGCGTGTTCCTCACGATCCGCGTGACGCAGGAGCCCCGGCTCGGCGTCGTCGAGTACGAGGGCCTGAGCAAAGGCGAGCAGGACGAGCTGCGCGACCGGCTCCCGCTGATCCGCGGCCGCCGCGTGCGCCCCGCCGATGTGGAGCAGAGCCGCCTCATCGTGCAGAGCTACCTCCGCGAGAAAGGCTTCCGCCTCTCGTCCGTTTCCGCATCGCAAAAGCTCGACGGCGACCGCCTCACGCTCACTCTCGCCGCCAACAAGGGCGATCGCGTCGAAGTCGAGGACGTGGTCTTCGTCGGCAACGAGAACTTCAGTGAGCGCACGCTCCGCAAGAGGCTCAAGAACACGCCCGAGGACCGCTGGTGGCGCTTCTGGAAGCGCGAGACGTTTACGCAGTCCGGCTTCGAGGAGGACAAAGACGCGCTGATCCGCTACTACAACGACCGCGGCTACTACGGCGCCCGCGTCGTCCGCGACTCGGTCTACCTCCGCACGCCAGAGGCCTCTGGCGAGGACCCCGAGCTCGTCGTCGAACTCGAGATCGACGAGGGCCCGAAGTACCACGTCCGCGAGGTGGTCTTTGAGGGCAACACGCTCTACACCGATGAGCAACTCGAATTCGCGCTCGGTATCGAGCCCGGCGACGTGTACAACCGCTCGCTCATCGACCGGAACCTGTACTACAGCCCGGACCACTCCGACGTCGCCAGCCTCTACACCGACCGCGGCTACCTCCGCTTCAACGTGGCCCCGCAGGTTGTAGAGGTCCCCGGTGACTCGCTCGACATTTACGTCGAGATCACCGAGGGCGACGTGTACGAGTTCGGAACCGTCGAGATCGCGGGCAACACGCGCACAAAGGAGCACGTCATCCGCCGCGAGATCCGCACGGTCCCTGGGCAGACGTACAGCCGTCAGGCCATCGAGCGCAGCGTGCGCGACCTGGTCCAGCTCAACTATTTCGACCAGAGCAGCATCGGTGGCGGCCCGGCCATCCGTCCCAACGACGAGGACAAAACGGTCGACCTGACTTACTCGCTGGCCGAGACCTCGTCGGACCAGTTGGAGCTGTCCGGCGGCTACGGCGGCTCGCTTGGTCTTCTCCTCACCGCCAAGGTGACGTTCAACAACTTCTCCGCCCAGGGCATCCTGGACGGAAGCGCTTGGAAGCCGATTCCGGCCGGCGACGGCCAGCAGCTCTCGCTGCAGGTGGTCACGAGCGGCACGCGCTACCAGAACTACACGCTCGCGTTTACCGAGCCGTGGTTCCGTGGCCGCCCGACGCCCGTTGGCTTCTCGCTGGGCTTCCAGAACTTCTCCAACAGCCCCACGCAAGAGGACTACAAGATCCTCCTGGGCACGGCGCAGGTCTTCGCGCGGACACGCTTGAAGTGGCCCGATGACTACTTCCAGACGGGCACCACCCTGGGCTACCGGATCTACGACATCGACGGCCGCTCCAACCTCTACGGCCTTCCCGAGGGCGTAAGCCAGGAGCTCACCGTGCGTCAGACGCTGAGCCGCAACAACCTCGACAACCCGCTCTTCCCACAAGCGGGTTCGCGGAACGAGCTCTCCGTCACCATCGCGCCGCCGGTTCCTGGCTTTATCCAGTACCACAAGACCGACCTGGAGAGCAACTGGTATGCGCCTCTGGCGAACAAGCTGTCGCTCTCGCTCAAGACCAAGTTTGGCTACATCGGCTCACTCACGGGTGAGGACGTGGAGTTCCAGCGGTACCTCGTCGGTGGTTCGCCGCTGGAGACCAACCGCAACTTCGTCGGCTTCGGCAAGGACCTCGTGTACCTCCGTGGCTACCCAACCACGGCCATCGGGCCCCGGAGCGAGGGAGAGCCGGTGGGCGGACGGATCCTGAACGTCTTCCAAACCGAGCTCCAGTACGTCGCGCTGCAAACCCCACAGCTCTCCGTTGCCCCATACGTCTTCGCCGACGCCGCGAACTCCTACGACGGCTTCAGCGACTACGACCCGGCGCGGCTGTACCGCTCGGCCGGTTTCGGCGCCCGCGTCATCCTGCCCATCCTCGGCCTTGTAGACCTCAACTACGGCTACGGCATCGACCCGTTCGATCCCGTCAGCACGCGCGACGACGGCTTGCCGAAGTGGCGCGGACAGGTCACCCTCGGCGCCGGCCTCTAG
- the bcp gene encoding thioredoxin-dependent thiol peroxidase, with amino-acid sequence MSDMPAAGDRAPQFEGPTQTGDTFSLDRALQQDGLRALALYFYPKDDTPGCTKQACNLRDNDTQLQASGVAVVGVSGDDEASHERFAEKYDLGFPLVADTDREIMDAYGVYGEKSFYGKKVVGVKRTTFLIAPDGSILHVFKRPKTDAHSEEILARLEKLGV; translated from the coding sequence ATGTCCGATATGCCCGCCGCGGGCGACCGCGCGCCCCAGTTCGAAGGCCCCACGCAAACCGGCGACACGTTCTCGCTCGACCGTGCGCTGCAGCAAGATGGCCTCCGTGCCCTCGCGCTCTACTTCTACCCGAAGGACGACACCCCCGGCTGCACCAAGCAGGCCTGCAACCTCCGCGACAACGACACGCAACTCCAGGCCTCTGGCGTTGCCGTGGTGGGCGTGTCCGGAGACGACGAGGCGAGTCACGAGCGCTTCGCTGAGAAGTACGACCTCGGCTTCCCGCTCGTCGCGGACACGGACCGCGAGATCATGGACGCGTACGGCGTCTACGGCGAGAAGAGCTTCTACGGCAAAAAGGTCGTCGGCGTGAAGCGGACCACGTTCTTGATCGCGCCCGACGGTTCCATCCTGCACGTGTTCAAGCGCCCGAAGACCGACGCCCACTCCGAGGAGATCCTGGCGCGTCTGGAGAAGCTGGGCGTCTAG